TGCAGACACGAAAAGCTGCCGGTGGCGATTTCGGGCCAGCGGCCGGCCAGACTGCGCACCCACAACCAACGTGGTACGGAACGTATGAATTGGACTGCACGCGGCATGCCAGTAAGATTCTAACGCCAGTTTTCCACCTGCCAACCCCGTTCCTTGGCCACCCGAGCCAATCGGCGGTCCGGATTAATGGCCAGGGGGTGTCCCACACACTCCAACATCGGCAAATCGCCAAAAGCATCGCCCAGAGCATGGCAATGGGCCAAATCAAAACCATGGCGGGCGGCGTGTTCGCGTATGAGCCGGGCTTTGACCTGCCCGGTGAACGGCTCCGGCAGGACGCGCCCGGTGCAAATGCCATGGACCACCTCCATGCGGGGGGCCAACACATCGGCTTCCCACTCGGCAGCCAACGGCTCCAGAAAAACATCCAAGCCGCCGGTGACAAACACGATTTTTACCCCGCCCTGGCGGAAAGCCTCCAGGCGTTGCCGCGCGGGCCCAAATATCCTGGATTGCAGGTATTCGCGGCCAAACTTTGCCGCCTCTCCCATAAGCAAATCCACTGGCACGCCGTGGTAATGCTTATAAATGGCACGGTTGGAAGCGGCACGGTCCATGGCATCCAGGAGCAGCCACCACGGGCCATGCACGGCCAGCGAGGCCAGCCACAGCCAGCGCCAAGGTCGGCGCATGGCCCGACATTTGAGATGTACCAGGGGCGCCACAATGGTGGTATCCGTCAAGGTGCCATCCACATCGCAGTAAGCCGCCGAGCATATGCCGGTGGGGTGTTGCAATCCTGCCATGTTGCAATTCACCCAAAGTGTTCCGGGCGGTGGTCGCTGGTGCAAGCGAAAAGAGGCAGGCTACGGAAGAAAAACCTCAGAATCGTGTATTGCGGATTTCCTCGTCATGGGGAGCGAGTTTCCGCGCGTAAGCAAGATGGTTTTGGGCCTCATCGGCGCGGCCCAGGGCCATCAGCGTTTTGCCATATACCAGTTGGAAGGCATATTGAGTGGGATAGGTTTTAATCAACCAGGCGAAGGTGCTGGCGGCTTCCATGGGTTTGCCCAGTTGCAGATAGGCATTGCCTAGATTAAAGCGCAAGGCCCAGTCATCCGGCCGGCGGCGAATAGCCTCATAATACGTGGCCAACACCCGTTCCACTTCCTCCTGGGTTAAAGCCTGGCGCAGTTGGGCAACTTCGCGTTCCATATCCGCCACCAACCACTGATGATCTGCCTGATCCAGAAAAGGAGGATTGGCGCACAAGCGGCTCATGGCCTGGGCCACGTTGTACTCATCCAGGGAAGTGTACGCAAGATGGCGGGCGCATTCAGCTTGCGAAAGCCATTCCGCAGCCGGCGTCCCCAAATCTTTTTGGCAGGCCTTTTCTGTTGCTTCGGCCAACTGCCGTGCCAGCCAGTAGGTGCCCCCAAACGTGGGATGGACGTGCTCATAGAAAAGCTCGCGCCCGGGGAGTTGCATTTTGGCGGATGGATGACGTGCAAAGGCGGCTTCCACATCACAAAACAACACCCCTTTGTTGGCATGAGTAGAGGCCAACTCGCGGAGGATGCCACTGATGCGCGGGTCAGCCCGGAAGGGTAAGGCATCCAGTTCCCAAGCCCGCAACAAGTGCTCGCGCGCTTTTTGGGGATTATCAAGGCGCTGGAAGCAACGCCCCAAA
This is a stretch of genomic DNA from Fontisphaera persica. It encodes these proteins:
- a CDS encoding HAD family hydrolase; this encodes MAGLQHPTGICSAAYCDVDGTLTDTTIVAPLVHLKCRAMRRPWRWLWLASLAVHGPWWLLLDAMDRAASNRAIYKHYHGVPVDLLMGEAAKFGREYLQSRIFGPARQRLEAFRQGGVKIVFVTGGLDVFLEPLAAEWEADVLAPRMEVVHGICTGRVLPEPFTGQVKARLIREHAARHGFDLAHCHALGDAFGDLPMLECVGHPLAINPDRRLARVAKERGWQVENWR